A genomic region of Bacteroidales bacterium contains the following coding sequences:
- a CDS encoding S9 family peptidase has protein sequence MKTNKLLTLTGTLLLFLMINLMNIQPMMAQNQIPLEDFFKNPEKSGYQISPDGKYYSYLAPYENRMNIFVQKIGKDKADRLTSETDRDIAGYYWANDNRILYLKDSGGDENFALYGVDKNGKNQKCLTCFEGVLTQIIDDLKDIPDEMIIGLNKRNPQIFDPYRLNINTGEMQMLAENPGNIQGWMTDHDGKLRIAMAIVDGVNTQLLYRDTEEEEFQPTLTTNFKESVYPQFFDFNNKNVYAGSNLGRDKSAGVIFDPKTGKEVETIYENDKYDVSDVSYSRKRKVLTAASYISWKRERHFFDDQMANIFEKLNNKLKGYEISMSGSNDDEDMYIVRTYSDKSLGAYYLYDVKKDELTKIHEVSPWIDEKQMASTYPIEYTARDGMIIPGYLTLPNGLTPESAKSIPMVINPHGGPWARDNWGWNPEIQFLANRGFGVLQMNFRGSTGYGREFMEKSFGQWGLTMQNDITDGVYWLINKGIADKNRIAIYGASYGGYATLQGIVVTPTLYAAAVDYVGVSNLFTFMQTVPPYWKPLLDMMYEMVGNPVTDSVQFKATSPALNADKMMTPLFVAQGANDPRVNIDESDQIVEALRQRGIEVEYMVKDNEGHGFHNEENRFDFYRAMEKFLKAHLME, from the coding sequence ATGAAGACAAATAAATTGCTTACGCTGACAGGAACGCTCCTGCTGTTTCTGATGATTAACTTAATGAACATCCAACCTATGATGGCACAAAACCAAATTCCTTTGGAAGACTTCTTCAAGAATCCTGAGAAGTCGGGCTACCAAATTTCTCCCGACGGGAAGTACTATTCCTATCTGGCACCTTACGAAAACCGCATGAACATCTTCGTGCAGAAGATTGGCAAAGACAAAGCCGACCGCCTCACCAGCGAAACCGACCGCGACATTGCCGGCTACTACTGGGCAAACGACAACCGCATACTTTATCTGAAAGATAGCGGCGGCGACGAAAACTTTGCGCTCTATGGCGTGGATAAAAACGGCAAAAACCAAAAATGCCTCACCTGCTTCGAGGGTGTGCTCACACAAATCATCGACGACCTAAAGGACATCCCCGACGAGATGATCATTGGGCTGAACAAACGCAACCCGCAGATTTTTGATCCCTACCGCCTCAACATCAACACCGGCGAAATGCAGATGCTGGCCGAGAACCCCGGCAACATACAAGGCTGGATGACCGACCACGATGGCAAGCTGCGCATTGCAATGGCCATTGTGGATGGCGTAAACACACAGTTGCTTTATCGCGACACCGAAGAAGAAGAGTTTCAACCTACCCTCACCACCAACTTTAAGGAATCGGTATACCCACAATTTTTCGATTTTAATAATAAAAATGTATATGCTGGTTCCAACCTGGGGCGCGACAAATCTGCCGGTGTAATTTTCGATCCCAAAACCGGAAAAGAAGTCGAGACCATTTATGAAAATGATAAATATGATGTTTCGGATGTTTCTTATTCGCGCAAGCGCAAAGTGCTGACTGCCGCCTCGTATATCTCCTGGAAACGGGAACGTCATTTTTTTGATGACCAGATGGCCAACATCTTTGAAAAACTCAACAACAAACTCAAAGGTTATGAGATTTCCATGAGCGGCTCCAACGACGACGAAGACATGTACATCGTGCGCACCTATTCCGACAAATCGCTCGGAGCTTACTATTTGTATGATGTAAAAAAAGATGAGCTTACAAAAATCCACGAAGTAAGTCCCTGGATCGACGAGAAACAGATGGCCAGCACCTACCCCATCGAATATACTGCCCGCGACGGCATGATAATTCCCGGTTACCTGACGCTGCCCAACGGCCTCACACCCGAGAGCGCCAAAAGCATTCCGATGGTGATAAATCCCCACGGCGGCCCTTGGGCGCGCGACAACTGGGGCTGGAACCCGGAGATTCAGTTTCTGGCCAACCGCGGATTTGGCGTGCTGCAGATGAACTTTAGAGGCTCTACCGGTTACGGTCGTGAGTTTATGGAAAAATCCTTCGGCCAATGGGGACTTACCATGCAAAACGACATCACCGATGGCGTTTACTGGCTCATCAACAAAGGTATCGCCGACAAGAACCGCATTGCCATCTATGGCGCCAGCTATGGTGGATATGCCACATTACAGGGCATCGTGGTAACTCCAACACTTTACGCCGCCGCTGTGGATTACGTGGGTGTTTCCAACCTCTTTACCTTTATGCAAACCGTCCCTCCGTATTGGAAACCGCTGCTCGACATGATGTACGAGATGGTTGGAAATCCGGTGACCGACAGCGTGCAGTTTAAAGCTACTTCGCCGGCACTCAACGCCGACAAAATGATGACGCCATTATTTGTGGCACAGGGCGCCAACGACCCGCGCGTCAACATCGACGAAAGTGATCAGATCGTTGAGGCTTTGCGCCAACGCGGCATCGAAGTGGAATATATGGTGAAAGACAACGAAGGCCACGGCTTTCATAACGAAGAAAACCGTTTCGATTTCTACCGCGCCATGGAGAAATTCCTAAAAGCGCATTTGATGGAATAA
- a CDS encoding acyl-CoA dehydrogenase family protein, which yields MAKENILKGGEFLIKETKAADIFIPEEFTEEQLMIGQTCSDFLEQEVYPNLDRIDAQEEGLMRWLLQKSGELGLLGISVPEEYEGFDQNFVTSMLASEYMGAGYSFSVAYSAHTGIGTLPIVYYGNEEQKQKYIPRLATGELTSAYCLTEPGAGSDANSGKTQAVLSEDGKHYLLNGQKMWITNGGFADVMTVFAKIDNDRVLSAFIVERNFSGIKFNPEEKKMGIKGSSTVQIFFNDCKVPVENLLGKRGQGFRIALNILHMGRIKLGGTVLGAAKRAITQSVNYANERRQFNTTIATFGAIQHKLADQVIKTWVTEASVYRVAANIDDTIDQLLEEGRSKGEATVDGIAQYAIEAAFLKVFGSEALDFIVDEAVQIFGGMGFSSETSVDRAYRDSRINRIFEGTNEINRMLVVDTTIKKALKEGFDIPKQSRLVLEEFEGSGGEKAPQGYYEENRFYVRNFKKAALLLLGVISDTFKRTLITEQEILFNVSDIIMQVYAAESALLRLEKLESLRGAEAISIYRDIVDVFIYEAADIIRKNAVDAINSFAEGEERLKLVRIAEKLSAVAPINIKEARRRLAAKVIDDNKYDF from the coding sequence ATGGCTAAAGAAAACATCTTAAAAGGTGGCGAGTTTCTGATAAAAGAAACTAAAGCAGCGGATATTTTCATCCCTGAAGAATTTACCGAGGAGCAGTTGATGATTGGTCAAACCTGTTCCGATTTTTTGGAGCAGGAGGTGTATCCTAATCTCGATCGCATTGATGCACAGGAAGAAGGGCTGATGCGTTGGCTGCTGCAGAAGTCAGGCGAGTTGGGGTTGCTGGGCATCTCTGTGCCGGAGGAATACGAAGGATTCGATCAGAATTTTGTTACTTCCATGCTTGCCAGCGAGTACATGGGCGCCGGCTACTCTTTCTCGGTGGCGTACAGTGCGCACACTGGCATCGGCACGTTGCCTATCGTGTATTATGGCAACGAGGAACAAAAGCAAAAATACATCCCCCGTCTGGCTACCGGCGAGCTTACTTCGGCCTATTGCCTCACCGAACCCGGCGCCGGCTCCGACGCCAACAGTGGCAAAACGCAGGCTGTGCTTTCGGAAGACGGGAAACATTATCTACTGAACGGTCAGAAAATGTGGATCACCAACGGCGGTTTTGCCGATGTGATGACTGTGTTTGCCAAAATCGACAACGATCGTGTGCTGAGTGCTTTTATCGTGGAGCGCAACTTTTCGGGCATCAAATTCAATCCTGAAGAAAAAAAGATGGGCATCAAAGGCTCCTCTACCGTACAGATATTTTTTAACGACTGCAAAGTGCCCGTCGAAAATCTGCTGGGCAAGCGCGGCCAGGGGTTCCGCATCGCGCTCAATATTTTGCACATGGGACGCATCAAGCTGGGCGGTACTGTGTTAGGCGCTGCCAAACGTGCCATCACCCAATCGGTAAACTACGCCAATGAGCGCAGGCAATTCAACACCACCATCGCTACTTTTGGTGCCATCCAGCACAAGCTGGCCGATCAGGTGATCAAGACCTGGGTTACCGAGGCATCCGTATATCGCGTGGCCGCCAACATCGACGACACCATCGATCAGCTTCTCGAAGAGGGGCGCTCCAAAGGAGAAGCTACCGTCGACGGCATTGCACAATACGCCATCGAAGCTGCTTTTTTGAAAGTTTTTGGCTCAGAAGCATTGGATTTTATTGTGGATGAAGCAGTACAGATTTTTGGTGGTATGGGCTTTTCCAGCGAGACGTCTGTCGACCGCGCCTATCGCGATTCGCGTATCAACCGCATCTTTGAAGGTACCAATGAAATCAACCGTATGTTGGTGGTGGATACCACCATCAAGAAGGCTCTGAAAGAGGGTTTTGATATACCAAAACAATCACGCCTGGTGCTTGAAGAGTTTGAGGGGTCGGGTGGCGAAAAGGCTCCGCAGGGCTATTACGAAGAGAATCGTTTTTATGTGCGTAATTTTAAAAAAGCAGCACTGTTGCTGTTGGGCGTAATTTCTGACACCTTCAAGCGAACCCTCATTACAGAGCAGGAGATTTTGTTCAACGTTTCCGATATCATCATGCAGGTGTATGCTGCGGAATCGGCGTTGTTGCGGCTCGAAAAGCTCGAAAGTCTCCGTGGTGCTGAAGCTATCAGCATCTATCGCGACATTGTAGATGTATTTATTTATGAGGCTGCTGACATCATCCGCAAAAATGCTGTGGATGCCATCAACTCTTTTGCTGAGGGCGAAGAGCGACTGAAGCTGGTGCGTATTGCCGAAAAGCTCTCGGCTGTGGCTCCCATCAACATCAAGGAAGCCCGTCGCCGCCTTGCTGCCAAAGTAATCGACGACAACAAGTATGATTTTTAA
- a CDS encoding porin family protein, with protein MKRFFLTVSIIISVGFLTNLHAQRIMGALIGGFNTTNVQGDDVFGFYKFGLNAGAAAIVPFAEKWSFTLEAVYSQKGAFHREGGRGMDYRYEHDYNHYKLQLNYLEVPVLVHFHDKKWLKAGAGFSYGRLVGVKEYEDHVRIATTTLNDGPYDTDEYSGLIDIEFPIYGQLKIDARYSFSLFKIRTRTYENVRNDEEKIRKQYNQVLSFRLIWVFNERASRESRLK; from the coding sequence ATGAAGAGATTTTTTCTGACCGTCAGCATTATTATTTCTGTAGGATTTTTGACGAATCTGCACGCGCAACGAATCATGGGCGCCCTCATTGGCGGCTTCAACACCACCAATGTGCAGGGCGACGACGTGTTTGGTTTTTATAAATTTGGGCTGAACGCAGGCGCAGCAGCCATCGTTCCTTTTGCCGAAAAATGGTCGTTTACCCTCGAAGCCGTTTACAGCCAAAAAGGCGCCTTTCATCGCGAAGGGGGACGTGGCATGGATTACCGCTACGAACACGACTACAACCATTACAAGCTCCAGCTCAACTATCTGGAGGTGCCTGTGCTGGTACATTTTCACGACAAAAAATGGCTCAAGGCCGGCGCGGGGTTTTCGTACGGAAGGCTCGTAGGCGTGAAAGAATACGAAGACCACGTGCGCATTGCCACCACCACGCTCAACGATGGCCCTTACGATACCGACGAATATTCAGGACTGATCGACATAGAGTTTCCCATCTATGGACAATTGAAAATCGATGCACGCTACTCATTTTCGCTTTTCAAAATAAGAACCCGTACCTACGAAAATGTGCGCAACGACGAAGAAAAAATCCGCAAACAATACAACCAGGTGCTTTCTTTCCGGCTGATATGGGTTTTTAATGAACGCGCATCTCGCGAAAGCCGCCTGAAATAA